Part of the Selenomonadales bacterium genome is shown below.
CTTCTACGATCGAAACGCGCTTCTTGCCGATCTGATTGAACAGTGTCGATTTGCCGACGTTTGGGCGTCCTACGATTGCTACTATTGGTTTACTCATCGTCAATTCCTCCTTTATTTCATTTGCCAATTGCCGAGATATCCTTGCAGTGCATGAGCACTATCGAATACACGGACAGGCATGTTTAAATTCATTTCTAAATCTGTTACTGTCGTATCATCCAGGAAAATATCTTCTTCTGCTTTAAGACACGTACAAGGAATCAAAAGACCGTTACCTTGTGCAATATCTTCTTCTTGCAAAAGGCGGTTGGCAATATCCGTACCCGTCAAAAGGCCTGTAACGGTGATCTTATCACCAAAAAATTCGTTCGTTACGGCAATCAATCGAATCGTGAGATTCGGGATCTGTACTGCATCAAAGAGTGGACGCAATACCTTTTCGCCCGATGTTCCGCAAACGATAAAGAGCGTAGTCGGCTCTTCGTACGAAGCTGATGCGATCTCGTGGATATAGTAATTCCATTCATCAACGAAACTGCGTGACAGTCCGATACCGTTTTCGATCTGTGGATAGCCGTCGTAGATCTCAGCCGTCGGGAATGGTTCACCTGCCATCAAATAAAATTCATCCGAAATATGAACGAACGATTCGCCGAGTTCGGCACGTGCTTTTTCCTGCCAAGCAGTGACCGTTTTAACAACATCTTTTGCCTCGTCGGCAGTAAAGGTTCTGAGGGGATGGCATCTTTCACGATGCTTCGTCAAACCGACAGGGACGATCGCAACGGACAGGATATTATCTCTGAGTTCGTAAAGATCGGTAAGAGTTTTTTCCAGTTCTTCTTTGTCGTTATAATCGGGACAAAGTACGATCTGAACATGAATATCGATCTGATGCGCTGCCAGCTCTTTCAACTGTCTTTTAATATGTACGGCATCGGGATTACGCAGCATTTCACTTCGAAGTTGTCCGTTCGTTGTATGGACAGATACATAAAGCGGAGATAAATGCAAACGATAGATACGTGCATAATCTTCCTCTGTCATGTTCGTTAAAGTGATGAAATTACCGTTCATGAAGGATAAACGATAATCATCATCTTTTACATAGAGGCTTTTACGCATATTCGGTGCCATTTGTTCGATGAAACAAAATGTACAACGATTTTTGCAACGCGAGATACGGTCAAATACTGCACTTTCAAACAGTATCCCCATATCTTCACCATATTCTTTATCAAATTCGATCAGTTCTTGTTCGCCATCTGCTGTTTCGATCAAGAGCTCGATCTCTTCATCGGCTGTGGCAAAGCTAAAATCAATGATATCAGTCAACGGCATATCGTTGACTGCCAAAATCTTATCGCCCGGTTGCAAGCCGATATCATCGGCAACACTGTTCGGTTTTACTTTTGCAACTACACCGTAATATGACATACACTCACCTCTTTATCTACATTCAGTATAAATTCTTTTTTTCCTGCCAAAAGAAACGAAACAAAAGAGAAAGCAACGGAGTTGTCCGTTTACCTCCTCTTTTGCTCTATCATACGCTCTTACAAAGACAAAATTCCTGCCAATTGATGGAGTTTTTTGTTGACTCCGCGTACACTATGGACGGCCGTTTCATAATCTAAGAGAACGATCTCACCCATGTTTGCACCAACAAGACAATTCATGTTGTTTTCGGCAATTGCATCAACAGCTGCGCTGCCCATGCGACTTGCCATAATATTGTCTTTTGCACTCGGAGAGCCACCGCGCTGGATATAGCCGAGTACCGTTACGCTCGCATCGAATTCGGTTTTTTCTTTGATTGCCTTAGCAACATCATAGCCGCTGGCTGCCCCTTCGGCAACAACGATAATACTGTAGCGTTTACCTCGTTTATACGTTTCGCTCAACTTGCGGCATACGCTATCGAGATCAACTTTTTCTTCGGGGAGAAGTATTTTTTCCGCACCGCAAGCAAGACCTGTCATAAGAGCAATATGACCTGCACTTCTGCCCATCACTTCGATGATGGCAACACGACTGTGCGATTCTACCGTATCACGAATCTTATTGACTGCTTCGAGTGCTGTATTGAGTGCTGTATCGAATCCAATCGTATAATCGGTACCTGCCATGTCGTTGTCGATCGTACCAGGGATAACGACTGTATTGATACCCGCTTCCGTCAGTTTTCTGGCACCGGCCATCGAACCGTCACCACCGATGACGACAACGCAGAAAATGCCGTATTCTTTCAGATTACGGAGTGCCTTGTTAAAACCTTCTGTCGTGCGGTAGTCTTTGCTTCGAGCAGTTTTAAGCACAGTACCGCCGCGTTGGATGATACCTGCTACCGATGCACTGTCCATTTTGTGGAATTTGCCTTGAATAAGACCTTCATAGCCGCGTTCTATACCATATACTTCATAACCGTAATAAAGACTTTTACGTACAACGGCACGAATAGCACCGTTCATACCCGGCGCGTCACCACCGCTTGTCAAAATGGCAATTCTTCTCATTGTGAATGCCTCCTTTTATTTTACACCATCAGCAAGAATGCTTGCCAATGTATGATGAATGATGTCTTCTTTGATATCTGAGCGAATCTGTGTTGCTCCGATCCTTGTTAAAAGAACCCAGTTCAATTTTCCACCGATCATTTTTTTATCATGATAAAGTAACTCGTACAACTCTTGTTCGGTACAATTCGATGCTGTGAGTGGCAAATGATATTGTTTGATCTGTTCTTCAATTGCACGAACAGTCATATCGTCGATATAACCACAATCTTTACTGATACGTGCGGCTGCAACCATACCGATCGCAACGGCTTCACCATGATT
Proteins encoded:
- a CDS encoding DUF512 domain-containing protein, whose product is MSYYGVVAKVKPNSVADDIGLQPGDKILAVNDMPLTDIIDFSFATADEEIELLIETADGEQELIEFDKEYGEDMGILFESAVFDRISRCKNRCTFCFIEQMAPNMRKSLYVKDDDYRLSFMNGNFITLTNMTEEDYARIYRLHLSPLYVSVHTTNGQLRSEMLRNPDAVHIKRQLKELAAHQIDIHVQIVLCPDYNDKEELEKTLTDLYELRDNILSVAIVPVGLTKHRERCHPLRTFTADEAKDVVKTVTAWQEKARAELGESFVHISDEFYLMAGEPFPTAEIYDGYPQIENGIGLSRSFVDEWNYYIHEIASASYEEPTTLFIVCGTSGEKVLRPLFDAVQIPNLTIRLIAVTNEFFGDKITVTGLLTGTDIANRLLQEEDIAQGNGLLIPCTCLKAEEDIFLDDTTVTDLEMNLNMPVRVFDSAHALQGYLGNWQMK
- the pfkA gene encoding 6-phosphofructokinase, giving the protein MRRIAILTSGGDAPGMNGAIRAVVRKSLYYGYEVYGIERGYEGLIQGKFHKMDSASVAGIIQRGGTVLKTARSKDYRTTEGFNKALRNLKEYGIFCVVVIGGDGSMAGARKLTEAGINTVVIPGTIDNDMAGTDYTIGFDTALNTALEAVNKIRDTVESHSRVAIIEVMGRSAGHIALMTGLACGAEKILLPEEKVDLDSVCRKLSETYKRGKRYSIIVVAEGAASGYDVAKAIKEKTEFDASVTVLGYIQRGGSPSAKDNIMASRMGSAAVDAIAENNMNCLVGANMGEIVLLDYETAVHSVRGVNKKLHQLAGILSL